CTAACCAAAAAGCTCGAGCTTTAGGGTAGAGAGGCCCTTCCAAGGTCAAGGATGTAAGCTGATAGTTGGAAATCCGAATTCGGTTCGCATCCGTATACATTTAGGAATATTCGTATTTAGTCATgaaatatccggatccgatcacatccaatTTATACCTGATCCGTTTATATCtctagttttgatttcatttcccttccctttattttccttgcaaccaaatggagctgTTGGAATTGAACAGACCAGGGACGACTTAGAAGGTATGCTCTGTCTGTCAAGACTACGCTTGCCTAAGGGTCAATGAGGTCCCCTGACTTGGTGATGGAAGAGAGATTGCAAATGTAAACATATGTATCCTCTCTTTCCCAGAGCATATATTCTTAGAGTATCTATCCTTGGCCCAGCCTGATCCTTAagttgggctgggttgggctgggctggtcTGGTCTGGTCTGGTAGCCCAATTATATAAACATTTTCTATGCAAGAAAATCAAACTTCATTAATCAACTAAAACAAGATTCAACATGGAGTcataggagaaaaaaaatttgttgctacaaggctggcagccaaggaaatggaataattcacttcccttttGGGTTTATAAATACCGTCctaggttttggtattttctaaaatacccatTTGTTGATgtttcaactctctctctctctctctccaacacaGGAACAGTAAAGAACTAGTTTCACAAGCAGAGTAAAGATTAAAGAAGACAAAAGCCCATCTCTTCTTATCCATCTCTCATggtctcctcttccatctcctCATACCAATGCACCACCCCAATCGAGCTGTCTCCAATTACTCTGATCAAAATAAGCTGTTGGGCAGTTTATGGTATACCTAGCTAGGTACATGATGCACAAGATGGCAGCCCTCATGAGTGTTTTTTGTGGAAGGGCAGTGATAATAATAAGTTCCTCCACATTGCTAGTTTGGTCAATGTTTGTCTTCCCAAGCATGAGCGTAGGCTTGGTTTGATAAGATTTAGAGATGTGAACAAAGCAGGATTGATAAAACTTATTTGGAGGATTATGGAAAAGAAGGGTTTATGGAcataatggattttttttccaaataccTATTTGAACAGTCAATTGTAcatctgatgcttcttgggcgTGGAGGAAAATTCTCAAGCTTAGGCATCTTGTTCAAAGCTCTATCACCTCCAGTATTGATGATGGGTCCTATACCTGGAGGTGATAGAGCTTAGGTATATATGATGTAGGGTCTGACTAGATGGCCGGCCCTTTTGTCCTCCATTATTTCAAATGCCTCCTCGTACCTTGGACCCTGCCTCTTTGGAGCTTTCCCTTGTGTGGGATCAGTTACAATATATAGCTAGAGGACCCTTTGGTTCGGGGCTTGGGGGATGTTGTTAAATGGTATCCTCCCCCACCCAAGAGATTCTCCTCTACTTCAGTTTGGTATCTCATTTGATCTAGAAGTGATAAGGTGCACGCATCATATTCCAAGGCATAGTTTTATCTCTTGGCGAGCTATGACTAGTACCCTCCCCCACCCAAGAGTTTCTTCTGAGTAGGAATATTTGTATCCACAATTGTTGCTTCTACAAAGAATGCTATTGAAAATGTGGATCTTCTCTTCTTCCGTTGTCCCTTCTTTTGAtagggaatggaagtggatcaAACAAGTGTTCAAGGGCAAGACGGTCTGTAATCTTTCTGTTAAGATGACGTACTTTGAATCGATCTGCTATATTTGGTGGAAAAGGAACAACTGAACAAGTGCAATGGACCTCTTTTTCTAGATCCTCAAATAAAATTTAGAGAAATGTAGAGTTTCAGGTCAAAACCAAGATTAACTCTTTTCATGCTTTGGATTCAGATCATGCTAAAATAGGCATTTTGTGGCCTTTTGGggtggatccggctcctctacAGTGCACTTGTGCACCACACGGCATGCAGCGCACATCGTGCAGCTGGGGAGCTCTAATCCACACGTCAGCATACATCCCGACGTGCTAGTGTGTGGATTGAGGCCTCCTCAGCCGCACAATGTGCGCTGCACACTATGCAGCGTGAGAGAGGAgtgttgggtttttttgttgGCATTTATTAAACCAGTTGTTGGGTTGGTTCAATGGTCTAGTTTTGATTATCCATTTGAATGTGAAGTGAAGTTTCTTCAAGTGTTGGAGTTTTCCAAGAAGATAAAGTCTTCATGTAAATGGAAGAGTTGAAACTTCAACTATGTTGGAACCACCAAGAAAGTAGAAGTGGTTCTGGTGGTTGAAGATATTATGCTTGGTGGAGTCTTCCAAGAGTCTCTTTGGAAGAAATGTGAATGAGAAAAtaccaagaaaaataaagaaagtttTGCGAAGAATTGGCCCAGCACAGAGAGGCCCAGATAGGATTACACTTTAAGAGACATGACCCTACGGTACttcggatccagatcctctactaccgaaCTACCCGGTAGAACCATGCTGCCAAGACACGGCGAGGCGCActatgaccgccttacccctgcccgagtgccttGTCCGAGTGGGgttaaggcgatcattgcgcaCCTCACCGTGTCTTGGCAGCACGgtcttgccgggcagctcggcagtagaggatccaaattgatgtGGCAATTGTCGTCATGTAATGATATTCATTTCCTGTCTTGTCTTccggatccagatcttctatggcgtgGGCTGCCCGTCCTACCGTGCTGTGCAGACACAAGGCGGTGctcattgaccgccttacccctgcccgagcgcgttgcccgagtgggggtaaggcggtcattgcacgtggccctgtgtctgcgcagcacaggtAGGACAGGGCGGtacgccgtagaagatctgtgttgttGTCTTCCTCCTTTAAGTCTGtaacatttcatttcatttgcaatccagatcttctacggcgtgcctgcccgtagcggcctgagcGGCTCACAAATAAAGTGAGGCgcaatgattgccttacccctgcccgagcggggtaaggcggtcattgtacTCGCCTTATTTGTGCGCTGCTCAGACCGCTACGGGCAGCGCGCcgtagaggatcacgatcctTTCATTTTGTACCTAAATGTACTAAATAGATAACTAAAACGAAGTATATTATATAGCATTGTAGTAATTAGTaaatacaaaatggaagaaaaagagaagtcaCTCACAACCCATGAAGAACCCTACCACCCCTTATTAATTTTCAATCCAACCAAGCATTTGATGGATGAGCAGGGGAGTCATTGAGACTTCTCAAGAGTAGCAGAATCAGATGATATGTATATATTGGAAAGCTaagatggaggagagaaaggatcGATCGGTGGCAGAGGTTGCACTGGCTCACCTTCAAAACCATCTGGTGCTGTTGGTATAGACGGTAACGGCTCTGGTTGTTGAGGAACAACTGGGATATCCGGTGGCAGAGGCTGCACTGGCTCACCTTCAAAACCATCTGGTGCGGTTGGTGTAGACGGTAACGGCTCTGGTTGTTGAGGATCAACTGGGATATCCGGTGGCAGAGGCTGCAGTGGCTGACCTTCAAAACCATCTGGGACGGTTGGTGTAGACGGAAACGGCATTGGTTGTTGAGGATCAACTGGGATATCCGGTACCACCGGTGGCGGTGTAGTTAGATCTGGCTGACCTTCAAAACCATCTGGTGCGGGTGGTGTAGACGGAAACGGCATTGGTTGTTGAGGATCAACTGGGACATCCGGTACTACCGATGGCGGTGGAGATAGATCTGGCTGCTCCGGGACAGGAAACGTTGGTGTTTGATCGGGTGCAGAAGGTGTCAACAAGATTGGCGGAGTGAATGAGTCTGGCGGCTGTTGAGGAGGAGAAAATGGCGTATCTATTGGTGTTGGTGGGAGAAGAGGCTCAGATTCCAGCGGTGGAGGCAGCAAGGTTGGTGGCGGAGAAAACACAAAATCTGGTGGTGCCGGTGTGATTACTGGTGACGGCACTGAAAGATCAGGAGGTTGTGGTAGAAGAAAGGACGGTGGAGGAGAAAGTAGTGGTTGATCTGTCACAATAGGCGGTGGAGGAAGTACCACCACAGCCGGTGTTGGAGGAAAAAGGAAGAACGGTGGAGAAAGTAACACCGGTGTTGGTGGAAAAATGAAGAtcggcagtggtggtggtggaggtagtgACAGAATTACTGGAGGAGGGGGTGAAGGTACtagtggaggaggaggaagtgatggtggtggtggtgaaggtaTTACCGGAGGaggaggtgatggtggtggtggcgatggtgggGGTGGGGACGCTGgaagtggaggtg
This window of the Telopea speciosissima isolate NSW1024214 ecotype Mountain lineage unplaced genomic scaffold, Tspe_v1 Tspe_v1.0528, whole genome shotgun sequence genome carries:
- the LOC122648176 gene encoding amelogenin, X isoform-like: MPFPSTPPAPDGFEGQPDLTTPPPVVPDIPVDPQQPMPFPSTPTVPDGFEGQPLQPLPPDIPVDPQQPEPLPSTPTAPDGFEGEPVQPLPPDIPVVPQQPEPLPSIPTAPDGFEGEPVQPLPPIDPFSPPS
- the LOC122648174 gene encoding glycine-rich protein DOT1-like is translated as MAYLLVLVGEEAQIPAVEAASTTTAGVGGKRKNGGESNTGVGGKMKIGSGGGGGSDRITGGGGEGTSGGGGSDGGGGEGITGGGGDGGGGDGGGGDAGSGGGGEGTTVGGGS